In Rhineura floridana isolate rRhiFlo1 chromosome 6, rRhiFlo1.hap2, whole genome shotgun sequence, one genomic interval encodes:
- the LOC133387862 gene encoding uncharacterized protein LOC133387862 → MAEQPGMSPSTHMVPDQPDMPQSAKPQHTNTSKTRHAKALAKTKHLSSHSKPKRPRYVSVPTTTTAQTHISDIFHSPATASDEEEFVGFPPHGSPNEPTSGLPPQTSVPIAHQAHTSHTSGLQLSPDFLSQLQAMLAYFTQMQSLPQVPARPPLNMDQRAFHAAHPSCSPDPFDLARGRCTDEASYAEELTFTDHVEGDDWSDYSDHEEDTSYRLFNTSDYQPLARRVLHTLGLQTAPSTSSAPTLKGAKVLKSPAPTEHYIPVPDPIAKLASEEWAHPLKARRFKNMADRLYALAPDFATKLDVPGIDEPIARLVSRSILPREGESHLKDTTERRIDFALRKNHEATALAMRASASASIFSRASMMWLDDLLEDDNPDPVAFKRALLKLRKTAAFVADATQLGARAMTTQIVARRTLWLRHWQADSAARLNLSKAPYSGSLLFGEEALKAVLVDPKDAHKPVLATIKNIDHRPLRRFPSFRSNQPFRGTRPGGRGRDFRPYDSNAFRGSWNRRPQGRDLRLAGQLRQKPSPTNPTPTTSWGNVGHPAGNGLPVSRSHHCHHKHRKVPDATNIRRRHASRQSARDVYLHNPHCTLGSSSHSAPSVDSVAFSKRHCQLQPSQSSFEPRSAPLLPLVDQGSTPLQGHVVQRTPQNRRDHRRQPHRLGSPLQLPVCSGGLAQRRASSKHQLAGTKGCPLGSMSFSVSVPFASCAHSNRQHVCKITFEQTRGHQVSSSAGLSLPHLCLGRTTSTIPESRAPQRDFECDSRLAQQTTGLPGRMETSSSHFPSSPVSVRRPLSRPVCFQSQLPASQVLCPIPGLNSRSSGCSDNTVARRSIVRLSSHTIVSQNLEEAANRKGTAGSDSTILATPSVVLRSSGNVNDGPLDTSSNARPLIPGSSTAPGPYLAQSNSVAFERRHLRSAGLSDAVIDIILASRRPSTTRIYQHTWVAFSKWCQSHHHDPSQANVHQVLLFLHSGFMMGLRPNTLRRHASTLSSILSVSSPGDHISSHPFIKRFLRGVALRSPAVVHRFPSWSLPKVLQALQRPPFEPIRTVPLCILSFKVLFLIAITSARRVSELGALSSARHLCVFHKDSVVLKTDPSFRPKVDSVFHCNQDIVLPSFCPNPTHPLEKAWHSLDVRRALKTYLSRTQEIRRTESLFVSFHPGSMGHKVSNPTLSRWLRACITLAYESLKLPVPASITAHSTRSAATSAAFATNAPVADICRAAVWSSPHSFIRHYKIDRYASADASFGRRVLQQVLNED, encoded by the exons atggcagaacagccaggcatgtcaccatcaacacacatggtgccagatcagccagacatgccacaatcagccaagccacaacatactaacacgtctaagaccagacatgccaaagcactggctaagacaaaacatctttccagccatagtaaaccaaagcgccctcgttatgtctctgtgccaacaaccaccacagcacagacacacataagtgatattttccattctcctgctactgcctctgacgaggaagagtttgttggctttccccctcacggttcgcctaacgaacctacctctggcttaccgcctcagacatctgttccaatagcccaccaggcacatacatctcacacatctggtctgcagctgtctcctgatttcctctcccaactccaagccatgctggcttatttcacacaaatgcagtcactaccacaggttcctgccagacccccactcaacatggaccaacgcgcgttccatgctgctcatccttcctgctcgccagatcccttcgatttagccagaggcagatgtacggacgaagcctcgtatgcggaggagttaactttcactgaccatgttgaaggagacgactggagcgactattcagatcatgaggaggatacatcgtatcgcttgttcaatacctcagattaccaaccgctcgcacgtagggtacttcatacccttggtctccagactgcgccctcaacttcgtccgctccaactctcaaaggggccaaggtcctcaaatcccctgcacctactgaacactacatcccggtgccggacccaattgccaaattagcttccgaagaatgggcccacccgctcaaagctcgacgcttcaagaacatggctgacagactttacgccctagccccagacttcgccaccaagttagatgtccctggcatagatgaaccgatcgctcgcctcgtttcacgatctatcttgcccagggaaggggaatcccacctaaaagatactactgaacgtcgaatagacttcgccctccgcaagaaccacgaggccactgccctagccatgcgtgcctctgcctcagcctccatcttctccagagcatctatgatgtggctggatgaccttctagaggacgataaccctgatcctgtcgccttcaaaagagcactattgaagttacgtaagacagcagcctttgtggccgatgccacccaattaggggcacgagccatgacgactcaaatagtcgctcgtcgcaccctctggcttcgccactggcaagctgattcagcggctagattgaacctgtccaaggctccttactccggatctctactcttcggtgaggaagctctaaaggcagttctggttgatccaaaagacgcccacaaaccggttctagccacaatcaagaacatcgaccacaggcccctcaggcgatttccctcctttcgttctaaccagccctttcgaggaacgcgaccaggaggacgaggccgcgatttcagaccctatgattccaacgcattcaggggctcctggaaccgacgcccccagggcagag acctacggctggctggtcaacttcgacaaaagccatctccaaccaacccaacgcctactacatcttggggcaatgttggacaccctgcaggcaatggtcttcctgtctccagatcgcatcactgccatcacaagcatcgcaaggtccctgatgcaacaaacatccgcagacgtcatgcttctcgccagagcgctcgggatgtttatctccacaatccacattgtaccctgggctcgagctcacactcggccccttcagtggactctgttgccttttcaaaaagacattgccagctccaaccatcgcaaagttcgtttgagccccgctctgcgcctctccttccgctggtggaccaaggttcaacacctctccaagggcacgtcgttcagagaaccccgcagaaccgtcgtgaccacagacgccagcctcataggttggggagcccactgcaactcccagtatgttcagggggtttggcccaacgcagagcgagctcgaagcatcaactggctggaactaaaggctgtccacttggctctatgtcattttcagtctctgttccctttgcatcatgtgctcattcgaacagacaacacgtgtgtaaaatcacatttgaacagacaagggggcaccaggtctcgtcctctgcaggacttagcctccctcatctttgtctgggcagaacaacatctacaatccctgaaagcagagcacctcaaagggattttgaatgtgacagcagactggctcagcagacaacaggtcttcccgggagaatggaaacttcatccagccattttccatcgtctccagtgtcggttcggcgccctctcagtcgacctgtttgcttccagtcacaattgccagcttcccaggtactttgcccgatacctggactcaacagcagaagcagtggatgctctgacaacaccgtggccagacggtctattgtacgcctttcctcccataccattgttagccaaaaccttgaggaagccgcgaaccgaaagggcacagctggttctgatagcaccattttggccacgccgtccgtggttctcagatcttctggcaatgtcaatgatggacccttggacacttccagtaacgccagacctcttatcccagggtccagtactgcaccaggaccctacttggctcaatctaacagcgtggcgtttgaacggagacacttgaggtcagctggactgtctgacgctgtgattgatattattttggcctcgagaagaccatctaccactcgcatttatcaacatacttgggtggctttctccaagtggtgtcagtcccaccaccacgatccatcccaggccaatgtgcaccaggtgctcctatttctccatagtggctttatgatgggacttcgacccaacactctacgtcgacatgcgtctactctgtcatccattctctcagtgtcctctcctggagatcatatttcctcacatccgttcatcaaacgttttttgaggggagtcgccctacgctctccggctgttgtccatcggttcccctcatggagtttgccgaaagttctgcaggctttgcaacgccctccgtttgaacccatcagaacTGTGCCCCTATGtattctgtccttcaaggtcctgtttctgattgcaatcacatctgccagacgcgtttcggagttgggcgcattgtcttccgctagacacctctgcgtcttccataaggactctgttgtgctgaagactgacccttcctttcgtcccaaggtcgattcagtttttcattgcaaccaggacattgttttgccttccttttgcccgaatcctacccatcctctcgagaaggcttggcattcgttggatgtccggagggctctcaagacctacctgtctaggacccaagagattcgacgaacggagtctctgtttgtatcctttcatccagggtctatggggcataaagtatccaatcctaccttatcccgttggttaagggcatgcattaccttagcatatgagtccctgaagctgccagttcctgctagtataacagctcattctactaggtcagctgccacttcggctgcttttgctactaatgctcctgttgccgatatttgtagggccgcagtctggtcttccccacactcgtttataagacattataaaattgatcgttatgcctctgctgatgcttcttttggcagacgagtgttgcaacaggttcttaatgaggattaa